A stretch of Microbulbifer sp. SAOS-129_SWC DNA encodes these proteins:
- a CDS encoding lipase family protein codes for MQQVNFQQVNWYAARAAAAYQSEADIRKSYPDTALVSTSGGEVQYFLERETNPKRQVIVIRGTDNLRNAGEDADYVESENPRLGIYVHRGFDQTAIQIYRALLPQLDKRLPVLLTGHSLGAAISTLLMMYLHEDGFTLGPSINFGQPKVTNKAGAAKYHFLPLLRVVDENDLVPLVPPDDLIDAIHGGYAHFGPELMLLEGEYYVYENAHQSRQGAVTSFWKNLADLSVSEHYMQKYLRNITSKLAHAIQVKYSQREEFIQ; via the coding sequence TTGCAGCAGGTCAATTTCCAGCAGGTGAACTGGTACGCGGCGCGCGCGGCCGCGGCCTACCAGTCCGAGGCCGACATCCGCAAGTCCTACCCCGACACGGCTCTGGTTTCCACCAGCGGCGGTGAGGTGCAGTACTTCCTCGAACGCGAGACCAATCCGAAGCGGCAGGTCATCGTGATTCGCGGCACCGACAATCTCCGCAATGCCGGCGAGGATGCCGACTATGTCGAGTCCGAAAACCCGCGGCTCGGCATTTACGTACACCGGGGCTTCGACCAGACCGCGATACAGATCTACCGTGCCCTGTTACCGCAGCTGGACAAGCGGCTGCCGGTCCTGCTCACCGGCCACTCCCTCGGTGCGGCGATATCCACCCTGTTGATGATGTACCTGCACGAGGACGGCTTCACGCTGGGCCCGTCGATCAATTTTGGCCAACCCAAGGTGACCAATAAGGCGGGCGCAGCGAAGTACCACTTTCTGCCGCTGCTGCGTGTCGTCGACGAAAACGACCTGGTGCCGCTGGTGCCGCCCGACGACCTGATCGACGCCATCCACGGAGGCTACGCCCATTTCGGTCCGGAGCTGATGCTGCTGGAGGGCGAGTACTACGTCTATGAGAACGCCCACCAGAGCCGCCAGGGCGCGGTCACGTCCTTCTGGAAAAACCTCGCTGACCTGAGCGTTAGCGAACACTACATGCAGAAATACCTGCGCAATATTACCTCGAAACTGGCACACGCGATTCAGGTCAAGTACAGCCAGCGCGAAGAATTTATCCAATAA
- a CDS encoding diguanylate cyclase — MLILLPLSCLAQQSIAVGKQELGGTTTGQAEIWHDKEGRSDLVSAYRAYRHGDFAPLHSAGSTGLQAGAFWSHVILRNTTDSDLTLHIEYVDHQLIRLEAYQRPLTTPQAASAGSTAEVVPQFHLLAKMAMSDSFSARPVPHNRFVVPLTIPAGESSELMIKFSSDELGFVVPAMRIWKPRALRAENNLETYVLGFLFGGFSLMAVFSLLAGVASRTRVYYTYSIYAASKVIAWSTILGYTHQYLLTEHFHWNYISLAGGLSIFCGVWFSRMFLRTAEHIPRFDYLLKFKMVNACFLLTCAALNLTALSIISMTIALLLYPLISIAALVRWRQGNREALLFGLAWSLLVIGLVVQALRDLGLVAHTTVNYYWPPVASFIEMITIMVAMGIKVRRLRQQKEEAEQRYRRQLEHSKAELETQVRARTHELEAAKVLAEREARTDLLTGIHNRRSFFAEAEIRLDLAKRKSLPLCLLMLDIDHFKSINDTHGHAIGDDALCAFSAAIANHIRDIDLFGRIGGEEFALLLNEDRHGAMEMARRLRDEIAAVELTAPNGPLRFTASIGVAYFRCEASVDELLHCADKALYEAKQQGRDRAVEALAW, encoded by the coding sequence ATGCTTATCCTGCTGCCCCTGAGTTGCCTCGCGCAGCAATCCATTGCTGTCGGCAAGCAGGAGCTCGGAGGCACCACGACCGGACAGGCGGAGATATGGCACGATAAAGAAGGCAGGAGTGATCTGGTGTCGGCCTATCGGGCCTATCGTCATGGCGATTTCGCGCCGCTACACAGTGCGGGTTCGACGGGCCTGCAGGCGGGCGCTTTCTGGTCCCATGTGATACTCAGAAATACCACCGATAGCGACCTGACCCTGCATATCGAATATGTCGATCACCAGCTGATTCGGCTGGAGGCCTACCAGAGACCGTTGACCACGCCGCAGGCGGCCAGCGCGGGCAGTACTGCGGAAGTTGTTCCGCAGTTCCACCTGCTGGCAAAGATGGCGATGAGCGACTCGTTTTCCGCGCGCCCGGTCCCCCACAACCGCTTCGTTGTACCGCTGACCATTCCGGCCGGTGAGAGCAGCGAGCTGATGATCAAGTTCAGCTCCGACGAGCTGGGCTTTGTCGTGCCGGCCATGCGTATCTGGAAGCCTCGGGCGCTGCGGGCGGAAAACAACCTGGAAACCTATGTGCTGGGGTTTCTGTTCGGCGGCTTCAGCCTGATGGCAGTTTTCTCCCTACTGGCTGGCGTCGCCTCGCGGACCCGGGTCTACTACACCTATTCCATTTACGCCGCGTCCAAAGTCATCGCCTGGTCGACCATCCTGGGGTACACCCATCAGTACCTGCTGACCGAGCACTTCCACTGGAATTACATATCGCTGGCCGGGGGGCTGTCGATTTTCTGTGGGGTCTGGTTTTCGCGGATGTTCCTGCGCACCGCCGAACATATTCCCCGATTCGACTATCTGCTGAAGTTCAAGATGGTCAATGCCTGCTTCCTGCTGACCTGTGCCGCGCTGAATCTCACCGCGCTGTCGATTATCTCGATGACCATCGCGCTGCTGCTCTATCCGCTCATTTCGATTGCGGCCCTGGTGCGCTGGCGTCAGGGGAATCGCGAGGCACTGCTGTTCGGCCTGGCATGGAGCCTGCTGGTAATCGGCCTGGTGGTACAGGCACTGCGCGACCTGGGCCTGGTTGCACATACCACGGTCAATTATTACTGGCCGCCGGTGGCCTCGTTTATCGAGATGATTACCATCATGGTGGCCATGGGTATCAAGGTGCGGCGGCTGCGTCAGCAGAAAGAGGAGGCGGAGCAGCGCTACAGGAGACAGCTGGAGCACTCCAAGGCAGAACTGGAAACCCAGGTGCGTGCCCGCACCCACGAGCTGGAGGCGGCCAAAGTGCTGGCCGAACGGGAGGCCAGAACCGACCTCCTCACCGGCATTCACAATCGCCGCAGCTTCTTTGCCGAGGCGGAAATCCGGCTCGATCTGGCCAAACGCAAAAGCCTGCCGTTGTGCCTGTTGATGCTGGATATCGATCATTTCAAATCCATCAATGACACCCACGGTCACGCCATTGGTGATGACGCGCTGTGCGCGTTCAGCGCGGCGATCGCCAACCATATTCGCGACATCGACCTGTTCGGGCGTATCGGCGGCGAGGAATTTGCGCTGCTGCTGAACGAAGACCGCCACGGGGCGATGGAGATGGCCCGGCGTTTGCGCGACGAGATTGCCGCAGTGGAATTGACAGCCCCGAATGGCCCGCTGCGATTTACCGCCAGTATCGGCGTCGCTTACTTCCGCTGCGAGGCGAGTGTCGACGAGCTGCTGCACTGCGCCGACAAGGCATTGTACGAGGCCAAGCAACAGGGCCGGGATCGCGCGGTAGAGGCGCTCGCCTGGTAA
- the pstA gene encoding phosphate ABC transporter permease PstA — translation MKDLKTPKQLKKEGWKGLNLQKEPFETRSLTNSAFTACAWALALLAAIPLFSIVAMLLKNGGSRLISAEFLSVLSDLPPAGFEAGGGIGPAIVGTLVMVGIASAIAIPLGILTAVSIKMLDSGSILARAAHFIAKVLTGFPSILAGVFVYAILVVHFGYSAVAGGVGLAVLMLPTVIIATEEALGQVPKRMTDAAFGMGCTRTQVMWKITLPTALPSIMTGVMLAVAGAAGESAPLLFTALFSNYYLSSLSEPTASLSVLIFNFSGMPFENQIELAWTASLVLVIIVLILNIIARAIGRKKF, via the coding sequence GTGAAAGATCTGAAAACGCCCAAGCAGCTGAAAAAAGAGGGATGGAAAGGACTCAATCTCCAGAAAGAACCCTTTGAAACCCGCTCACTGACCAACAGTGCATTCACTGCCTGCGCCTGGGCCCTGGCCCTGCTGGCAGCGATCCCGCTGTTTTCAATCGTGGCGATGCTGCTGAAAAATGGCGGATCGCGCCTGATCAGTGCGGAATTCCTGTCGGTCTTGTCGGATCTCCCCCCCGCCGGGTTTGAGGCCGGCGGCGGTATAGGGCCGGCGATTGTCGGCACCCTGGTCATGGTCGGGATTGCCAGCGCCATCGCCATACCGCTGGGAATACTGACGGCCGTCTCCATCAAGATGCTGGATTCTGGCAGTATTCTGGCGCGCGCAGCGCACTTTATCGCCAAGGTCCTCACCGGTTTCCCGTCTATTCTGGCCGGGGTGTTTGTCTACGCGATCCTGGTCGTGCACTTCGGCTACTCCGCCGTGGCCGGCGGCGTGGGTCTGGCAGTACTGATGTTGCCAACCGTCATCATCGCCACCGAGGAAGCGCTGGGCCAGGTGCCGAAACGCATGACCGATGCCGCCTTTGGCATGGGCTGCACCCGCACACAGGTCATGTGGAAGATTACCCTGCCCACCGCCCTGCCCAGTATCATGACCGGCGTCATGCTGGCCGTGGCCGGGGCTGCCGGCGAGTCCGCCCCGCTGCTGTTCACCGCACTGTTCAGCAACTACTACCTGTCGAGTTTGAGTGAACCTACCGCGTCACTGTCCGTGCTGATATTCAATTTCTCCGGAATGCCGTTTGAGAACCAGATTGAACTTGCCTGGACCGCCTCACTCGTACTGGTCATTATCGTGCTCATTTTGAACATCATTGCCCGCGCAATCGGCCGCAAGAAATTTTGA
- a CDS encoding phytase has translation MRHQPLRTLSIATALCALLLGCGGAEQGITDKGTTEKRAAAPLRTESALPLDNVVADQLDTLALDGQSYLLLASETRGLVLLDDSGAEVLSLQRGKIERFALQPQVDGSWLLASYDKNRGELALRRLSTNADGMPQLQLLTAHKTAAPQVALCFSRQADHSHLFAIDEDGLGREYALAPGSASSNSQWRLRDVRPLYFGEQVSSCAVDDARGHLYVAQPPLGIWRLNSNAERDEARGVFVAGGALGDDFGGLWLEKGADRLWFTSGRQVRAYRLGDKGEGGSDPGDSEIFARDLAQLQPVSAVWRTGELLALEDEGKRVERFSVSLPPARPAPAASAMVMVKPRAETAPVTSGGDAADDPAIWVNPRDSAASRILGTDKKSGLNVYDLSGALRQHFPVGRLNNVDLRPTDVPGFSAIAAASNRSTAGINLFGITAGGEVQSLGWRPLAMPDPYGLCMFRRDHRTYVWVTDKEGGLQLLEIAFEDRDRDWRLKPRGTVKVASQTEGCVTDDARQTLFFGEEDRGIWRLDMNAFLAGEGHPQLVAEVDGHNLVDDVEGMSLYVDGDSGYLVVSSQGSNSYALYSRDGSRFLGRFRVGADLQRGIDGSSETDGLDVTSAALGADYPQGLLVVQDGRNRLPSEAQNFKLVAWDSIAAKLRL, from the coding sequence ATGCGACACCAACCACTGCGAACGCTCTCCATCGCCACCGCACTCTGCGCGCTACTGCTGGGCTGCGGTGGTGCGGAACAGGGCATTACGGATAAAGGCACCACAGAAAAACGCGCTGCTGCGCCACTGCGTACGGAGTCGGCGCTGCCGCTGGACAATGTGGTGGCCGACCAGCTGGATACGCTGGCGCTGGACGGCCAGTCCTACCTGCTGCTGGCCAGTGAAACCCGCGGCCTGGTATTGCTGGATGACAGTGGCGCAGAGGTGCTGTCCCTGCAGCGCGGCAAGATAGAGCGCTTCGCCCTGCAGCCGCAGGTGGACGGCAGCTGGCTGCTGGCCAGCTACGATAAAAATCGCGGTGAACTCGCCCTGCGCCGTCTGTCCACCAACGCCGATGGAATGCCGCAGTTACAGCTGCTCACCGCACACAAGACCGCGGCGCCGCAGGTGGCGCTGTGCTTTTCCCGCCAGGCGGATCACAGCCACCTGTTCGCCATCGACGAAGACGGACTCGGCCGCGAGTACGCGCTGGCGCCCGGCAGCGCCAGCAGCAATAGCCAATGGCGACTGCGCGACGTGCGACCGCTGTATTTCGGCGAACAGGTCAGCAGCTGCGCCGTCGATGATGCGCGCGGGCACTTGTATGTCGCGCAGCCGCCGCTGGGTATCTGGCGCCTTAACAGCAATGCCGAACGCGATGAGGCGCGCGGGGTGTTTGTCGCCGGTGGCGCGCTCGGCGACGACTTTGGTGGCCTGTGGCTGGAAAAAGGGGCGGACAGACTGTGGTTCACCAGCGGCCGGCAGGTGCGCGCCTACCGCCTCGGCGACAAGGGCGAGGGTGGCAGCGACCCCGGCGACAGTGAAATTTTCGCACGTGATCTAGCGCAGCTGCAGCCGGTGTCCGCAGTGTGGCGCACTGGCGAGCTGCTGGCACTGGAGGACGAAGGAAAGCGCGTCGAACGCTTCTCCGTCAGTCTGCCGCCGGCGCGGCCTGCGCCGGCAGCGTCGGCCATGGTGATGGTGAAGCCGCGCGCAGAGACGGCGCCGGTGACGTCCGGCGGCGACGCCGCCGACGACCCGGCCATCTGGGTCAACCCGCGGGACAGCGCGGCGAGCCGGATTCTCGGCACCGACAAGAAGAGCGGCCTGAATGTCTACGACCTGTCCGGTGCGCTGCGGCAGCACTTCCCGGTCGGTCGCCTCAATAACGTCGACCTGCGCCCGACCGATGTGCCCGGCTTCAGTGCGATCGCCGCGGCCTCCAACCGCAGCACGGCGGGGATCAACCTGTTCGGGATCACCGCTGGCGGTGAGGTGCAGAGTCTGGGGTGGCGCCCGCTGGCGATGCCCGATCCCTATGGTCTGTGTATGTTCCGTCGCGACCACCGCACCTACGTCTGGGTCACCGATAAGGAGGGCGGCCTGCAGTTGCTGGAAATCGCTTTCGAAGATCGCGACCGCGACTGGCGACTCAAGCCGCGCGGTACCGTGAAGGTGGCGAGCCAGACCGAGGGCTGCGTGACCGACGACGCACGCCAGACGCTGTTCTTCGGTGAGGAGGACCGCGGCATCTGGCGGCTGGATATGAACGCCTTTCTCGCGGGCGAGGGGCATCCGCAGCTGGTGGCCGAGGTGGACGGCCACAACCTGGTGGATGATGTGGAGGGCATGAGCCTCTATGTCGACGGCGACAGCGGCTATTTGGTGGTATCCAGCCAGGGCAGTAACAGCTACGCCCTCTACAGCCGTGACGGCAGCCGCTTTCTCGGCCGTTTCCGCGTCGGCGCCGACCTGCAGCGCGGTATCGACGGTAGCTCCGAGACCGACGGCCTCGACGTGACCAGCGCCGCGCTGGGGGCCGATTACCCGCAGGGATTACTGGTGGTACAGGATGGGCGCAACCGCTTGCCCAGCGAGGCGCAGAACTTCAAGCTGGTGGCCTGGGACAGTATTGCGGCGAAACTGCGCCTGTAA
- the pstB gene encoding phosphate ABC transporter ATP-binding protein PstB produces MLPRSQEPDTSPSETVIDCRIDKIHYGDFLAVRNSHVPIEQNKITGFIGPSGCGKSTVLRCLNRMNDLISSFRFEGKVLYHDQDIYAAGVDPVVVRRYIGMVFQQPNPFSMSIYDNVAFGLRLNRFKGDLDKKVEKALKRAALWNEVKDKLKASGLSLSGGQQQRLCIARAIASEPDVLLMDEPCSALDPIATRQIEELMLELKKRYTVAIVTHNMQQAMRVADTTAFFSVDISEGGRTGYLVEMGNTEQVFENPQEHLTKEYISGEFS; encoded by the coding sequence ATGCTTCCCCGCAGTCAAGAACCCGATACTTCACCCTCAGAAACAGTCATCGACTGTCGTATAGACAAGATCCACTACGGCGATTTTCTCGCTGTGCGCAACAGCCATGTGCCGATTGAACAGAACAAAATCACTGGTTTCATCGGCCCGTCAGGTTGCGGCAAAAGCACGGTGCTGCGCTGCCTCAACCGGATGAACGACCTGATCAGCAGCTTTCGTTTTGAGGGCAAGGTTCTGTACCACGATCAGGATATCTACGCCGCGGGCGTGGATCCGGTGGTGGTACGCCGCTACATCGGCATGGTTTTCCAGCAGCCCAACCCCTTTTCCATGAGCATTTACGACAACGTGGCCTTTGGCCTGCGGCTCAATCGCTTCAAAGGCGATCTGGACAAGAAAGTGGAAAAAGCGCTCAAGCGCGCCGCACTCTGGAATGAGGTCAAGGACAAACTCAAGGCGAGCGGGCTCTCGCTCTCGGGTGGCCAGCAGCAGCGCCTGTGCATCGCCCGCGCGATCGCCTCGGAACCGGATGTGCTGTTGATGGACGAGCCCTGCTCTGCCCTGGACCCCATCGCCACCCGCCAGATCGAAGAGTTGATGCTCGAGCTGAAAAAGCGCTATACCGTGGCGATCGTCACGCACAATATGCAGCAGGCCATGCGCGTTGCCGACACGACCGCGTTCTTTTCCGTGGATATTTCCGAGGGCGGGCGCACCGGCTACCTGGTGGAAATGGGCAATACCGAGCAGGTCTTCGAGAATCCACAGGAACACCTGACCAAGGAATACATCTCCGGCGAATTCAGCTGA
- a CDS encoding TonB-dependent receptor has protein sequence MKNDARTARRLVLPLTALATAIISINAAADDSSASMETVQVTAQAANARSDIDRQRHSNKVVAVQTADAIGELPDANVTEALQRMPGVFIARDQGEGRFVGVRGIDPSLNATTISGMSLPAPEADTRAVALDVIPSDLLASLEVSKTLTPDMSADSIGGAIEIKSLNALDHDGSAYKIGVENSYSDLQGEHSPKLAAKFTNVFELDGGRQLGLAIAASHQQRNFGSENEETDGVWERMQAEDGSEAFGAPEIEQRDYTITRERTGLAANLDFRLSDTGKLYLHSLYSDFSDDEERQRNEYKLDKGDLQTITASSATWSDARIKKSLKDRYEEQKILSVIAGGEHDLDLWGLEYALGYSRAEENEPNRRDTAFQQKGLEIGYTSAGRTPDLFASDSAAATDPSRYGLDEIVVENNFTDDEEVSFRLDLRRDLQLAGNQTELKFGVQQRNREKTGDLNATTYDGFGGDYTLADFAMRRVDYGLAAFGPGVDKGALNRFISANRANFTVDETATALDSARDYVMDEDVTALYAMHTIEFDRANLVYGLRYEKTDFSADGNRVIESGAPIAGAEQVAEGVYVSGESYQRDYNDLFPSVNFKYDLTDNVVLRAAYTESLSRPSFGKLNPSAKEIEYDDGELKVEAGNPALDPYEAQNFDLSAEYYTDRVGMFSVGVFHKAIDNFVVTADVTASTDLTQYVGSLVVDDAEILRPINGDTATLTGAELSWTQGFDNGLLLRANATVSDSEADLGLGAGAGRSSKIALPSQSDLVGNFIIGYERDAFSLRLSTSFTGERLVAVNSEDAALDSYQDSHMQVDLSAKYRFANGLKLSFSGVNLNDEPLYIENSGYNGQYEKYGPTYVLGLSYSTF, from the coding sequence ATGAAAAACGACGCTCGCACTGCGCGCCGGCTGGTCCTGCCGCTGACCGCGCTCGCCACCGCAATTATTTCGATCAACGCCGCCGCCGACGATAGCAGCGCCTCGATGGAGACGGTACAAGTTACCGCCCAGGCTGCCAACGCGCGCAGTGATATCGATCGTCAGCGCCATTCCAACAAGGTGGTCGCGGTACAGACCGCCGATGCCATCGGCGAACTGCCGGATGCCAATGTCACCGAGGCGCTGCAGCGGATGCCGGGTGTTTTTATCGCCCGCGACCAGGGCGAGGGCCGCTTCGTCGGAGTGCGCGGTATTGATCCCAGCCTGAACGCCACCACTATCAGCGGTATGAGTCTGCCGGCGCCGGAAGCCGACACCCGCGCGGTGGCCCTGGACGTGATTCCGTCAGACCTGCTGGCGAGCCTCGAGGTATCCAAGACGCTGACCCCGGATATGAGCGCCGATTCCATCGGTGGTGCCATCGAGATCAAGAGCCTGAATGCGCTCGATCACGACGGCAGCGCCTACAAGATCGGTGTGGAAAACAGCTACAGCGACCTGCAGGGCGAGCACAGCCCCAAGCTCGCGGCCAAATTCACCAACGTATTTGAGCTCGACGGCGGCCGCCAGCTGGGTCTGGCCATCGCCGCCAGCCACCAACAGCGCAACTTCGGTTCCGAGAACGAGGAGACCGATGGCGTCTGGGAGAGGATGCAGGCGGAAGACGGTTCCGAAGCCTTCGGTGCACCGGAAATCGAGCAGCGCGACTACACCATCACCCGCGAGCGCACCGGCCTGGCTGCCAACCTGGACTTCCGCCTGAGCGACACCGGCAAGTTGTACCTGCACAGCCTCTACTCCGATTTTTCCGACGACGAAGAGCGCCAGCGCAACGAGTACAAGCTGGATAAGGGCGACCTGCAGACCATCACCGCAAGCTCGGCCACCTGGTCTGATGCGCGCATCAAGAAATCGCTGAAAGACCGCTACGAGGAGCAGAAGATCCTGTCGGTGATTGCTGGCGGCGAGCACGATCTGGATCTGTGGGGGCTGGAGTACGCGCTGGGTTACTCGCGCGCCGAGGAGAATGAACCGAATCGGCGCGACACCGCCTTCCAGCAGAAGGGGCTGGAAATCGGCTACACCAGTGCCGGCCGCACACCCGACCTGTTCGCCAGTGATAGCGCTGCGGCCACCGACCCGTCCCGTTACGGGCTGGACGAAATTGTCGTCGAGAACAATTTCACCGACGACGAGGAAGTCAGCTTCCGCCTCGATCTGCGCCGCGACCTGCAACTGGCCGGCAACCAGACCGAACTGAAGTTCGGTGTGCAGCAGCGCAACCGGGAAAAAACCGGCGATCTCAACGCCACCACCTACGACGGCTTCGGCGGTGACTATACCCTGGCCGACTTCGCCATGCGCCGGGTCGACTACGGCCTGGCCGCTTTCGGCCCCGGCGTCGACAAGGGCGCGCTGAACCGTTTCATCAGCGCCAATCGCGCCAACTTCACCGTGGACGAGACAGCCACTGCGCTGGACTCCGCGCGCGATTATGTCATGGACGAGGACGTCACCGCTCTGTACGCGATGCACACGATCGAATTCGACCGTGCCAACCTGGTTTACGGGTTGCGCTATGAGAAAACCGATTTTTCCGCCGATGGCAATCGCGTGATCGAATCCGGTGCGCCTATCGCCGGTGCCGAGCAAGTCGCCGAGGGTGTCTACGTCAGTGGCGAGAGCTATCAGCGCGATTACAACGACCTGTTCCCCAGCGTCAATTTCAAGTACGACCTGACCGACAACGTCGTGTTGCGCGCCGCCTACACCGAATCCCTGTCGCGCCCGTCGTTCGGCAAGCTCAATCCGTCCGCCAAGGAGATCGAGTACGATGACGGCGAGCTGAAAGTGGAGGCGGGCAACCCGGCGCTGGATCCCTACGAGGCGCAGAACTTCGACCTCTCCGCCGAATACTACACCGATCGCGTGGGCATGTTTTCCGTGGGGGTGTTCCACAAGGCGATCGACAACTTCGTGGTTACCGCCGATGTGACCGCCAGTACCGACCTGACCCAGTACGTGGGCAGCCTGGTGGTGGACGATGCGGAAATCCTGCGGCCGATCAACGGCGACACGGCGACCCTGACCGGTGCAGAACTGTCCTGGACCCAGGGTTTTGACAACGGTCTGTTGCTGCGCGCCAACGCCACCGTGTCCGATTCCGAAGCGGATCTGGGGCTCGGCGCCGGCGCCGGCCGCAGCAGCAAGATTGCGCTGCCGTCGCAGTCGGACCTGGTGGGTAACTTTATTATCGGCTACGAGCGCGACGCCTTCAGCCTGCGTCTGTCCACCAGCTTCACCGGCGAACGCCTGGTGGCAGTGAACAGCGAAGACGCGGCACTGGACAGCTACCAGGACAGCCATATGCAGGTGGACCTGTCGGCGAAATACCGGTTTGCCAACGGCCTGAAACTGTCGTTCAGCGGCGTCAACCTGAACGACGAACCCCTGTATATCGAGAACTCCGGTTACAACGGCCAGTACGAGAAGTACGGCCCGACATATGTGCTCGGTCTCAGCTACAGCACTTTTTAA
- the pstC gene encoding phosphate ABC transporter permease subunit PstC, with amino-acid sequence MKKTLFDHKIGKGITRPPANLELYGDAGFRAFSIVCAWSIIFLILFILWMIGEQALPAMERYGLHFLTGTTWDVNKENFSVLPEIWGTIYSSMLALLGGGVLGITVAIFLTENFIHDRLAYLFRLMIELLAAIPSVVYGLWGIYVLIPLLRPVAHTLHEYFSWIPFFETELSGPGMAPAALVLAIMILPTVAAISVDAFRQIPAKVKEATYGMGTTRAEAIFKVLIPTASSGLLAALVLGFGRALGETMALAMLIGNSNQISLSWFSPANTLASLMASSFPEAGKVEAQALMYAALVLLLITFLVNLGGLFIQQATMRKFEGIK; translated from the coding sequence ATGAAAAAAACGCTGTTTGACCACAAAATCGGCAAAGGCATCACGCGCCCGCCAGCCAACCTGGAGCTCTATGGCGACGCGGGCTTTCGCGCCTTTTCCATTGTTTGCGCGTGGTCGATCATCTTTTTAATTCTGTTCATTCTGTGGATGATTGGCGAGCAGGCGCTGCCGGCGATGGAGCGATACGGCCTGCACTTCCTGACGGGGACCACCTGGGACGTCAACAAAGAGAACTTTTCTGTTCTGCCGGAAATCTGGGGCACTATCTACAGCTCGATGCTGGCCCTGCTCGGTGGCGGGGTACTGGGTATTACCGTGGCCATCTTTCTCACCGAAAACTTTATTCACGATCGCCTTGCCTACCTGTTCCGCCTGATGATTGAGCTCCTCGCCGCAATCCCCTCGGTGGTGTATGGACTGTGGGGCATCTATGTTCTGATCCCGCTGTTGCGCCCTGTCGCCCACACGCTGCACGAATATTTCAGCTGGATCCCGTTTTTCGAAACGGAACTGAGCGGTCCCGGGATGGCGCCAGCAGCACTGGTGCTGGCGATCATGATTCTCCCCACTGTCGCCGCTATCTCGGTGGACGCCTTCCGGCAGATTCCAGCCAAAGTGAAGGAAGCCACTTACGGCATGGGTACCACCCGCGCAGAAGCGATCTTCAAAGTACTGATACCCACCGCCTCATCCGGACTGCTGGCCGCGCTGGTCCTCGGCTTCGGACGCGCACTGGGAGAAACCATGGCGCTTGCCATGCTCATCGGTAACAGTAACCAGATCAGCCTGTCCTGGTTTTCTCCGGCAAACACCCTGGCCTCGCTGATGGCCTCAAGCTTCCCGGAGGCGGGCAAAGTGGAAGCGCAGGCATTGATGTACGCAGCGCTGGTGCTGTTGCTGATCACATTCCTGGTGAATCTCGGAGGACTCTTTATTCAACAGGCGACGATGCGTAAATTCGAGGGCATCAAGTGA